ATATCTGTGCTGGATGTCTGGAGATAGATTTGTATTTGCTGTATATTTTGATCGATGAAAAGCTATTTTTCTAGTGTTGATTGTGCTGAGTAACTCTTTGATATCGATGTTGTGAGTACTTCGAGGCTTTTGATGAAATAGTTtgcgtttttttctttttgtttggtgTTCTTTTTTCATCTCCATCTAGTTAATCTGAAGTGGGTCTGGTGGGTTCCCTTCTTTTCTACCTTTTTTTGGGGCCGGTGCTAATTTGTTAATTGCATTTCTATGTGGTCTTCTCTATTTTTCCTGGAAGATTTTTGgtgcatttattttttccttttccttttccttttcctttcatttgATTAGAGCCTCGCACTAATGCTGATCGTTGTTTATGAGCTGTTAGGATCTTTTGTGTTCTGTTCTATTATCTCGATTCCTCAATTGTGCTTTTGTTGATGATCAATACTAATGGTCTTGTTGCTCAACAGGTTCATGCCCACTTTGGTTTTGGACCACTTTGTGCATATCTATCAATAAACTATTTGGATAGATTTCTCTCTGCCTATGAATTACCTGTAAGTTGAAATCAAGCAATCATGGCATTGTTGTTTGGCATCTCTCTTACGATCCTTTATGTTTTTACTGGTGTGCTGCGCCTAATTCCATTTTgatttcatttagtttaatcCTGCTGTGTGTAATCCGCAGAAGGGTAAAGCTTGGATGATGCAGTTACTAGCTGTGGCATGTTTATCTCTTGCGGCCAAAATGGAGGAGACTGAAGTTCCACTATCTATAGATCTACAGGTATAGATCCATCAGAATTTCCGTTTGCATTACCTGTGAAGTTCATCTAATAAATTGAAGGATCCTGATATTTGATAGGTGGGCGAATCAAGATTTGTATTTGAAGCAAGAACTATACAAAGGATGGAGCTTCTTGTATTGAGCACATTGAGTTGGAGAATGCAAGCAATTACTCCTTTCTCCTTCATAGACTATTTCCTTAGCAAGATCAATAATGATCAGACCCCCCCACCTAAGTCTCTAATCTTGCAATCAATCCATCTCATACTGAGCACAATTAGAGGTCCCTTTCTCACTCTTATGCACACATTGGCAATGTActatctaaaataatttctcCTTGCAGTTGGAAAAACTTTATGAGGGAGATATTTGAGATGGGGTGTCTGATGTTTTTGGTGGGTGGGAATTCAATGCAGGGATTTACTTCTTGGAATTTAGGCCTTCTGAGATTGCAGCAGCTGTGGCAATAGCTGTTGTGGGGGAAACCAAAACAGTGGACGCTGAGCAAGCAATTTCTGTACTCACCCAACCTGTACAAAAGGTAAAGTTGGTGCCTTGTGGTCCAAAACAATAAAGGGACATAAATGATGACTCTTTTTGGTTATATCATTTTGAGTTTGATTACTTACATGTGCGATCACCTGAGACATGTTAAATACATGAACCATTGAATATgttcttttgtatttattttttttgggcagGAGAGTGTGCTGAAGTGTCTTCAACTGATTAATGATTTGTCGTTGTTTGGAGGATCTGTTAAGGGCACAAGTGCTTCACTCCTATCAGTGCCCCAAAGCCCCATTGGGGTGCTGGATGCTGCATGCTTGAGCTATAGCAGTAACCACACAACTGTTGAGCCATGTGCAAATTCTTCACACAGTACCCCGGATGCTAAAAGGAGGAAGCTAGACAAACCTTGCGAGGCGTAGTTACAAAATGAAAGTCGGATTCTTTTACCTAGcttctatttgattttgttacatAGGAGTTTTTGGTGTGCTATGAAGGTGTTGCCAAAGAAAATCCCCCTAAATCCAACGAAAGGAAGGCAGAAAGAGATGATGGTAGAGAGGGATGGAgttgaaaagaacaaaaaaaatctgaaaaaagcTTTTATAAATGGAGTTCAATAAGTTGGGTCATGATTAGAGGATGGATGCAGAGTGGGATCGAGCTGCGGCACGCACTTGGCATGAAAAGGACAGTCACTGCTGTTAAATTAGACTTCCTAACGGCTATAGACGAGGAgtagaaaagattaaaaaaaaaaaaagagtatttttTAGATACAGTTTGTCCCCGGGTTTGGTTCCTtggttaaaagaaaatttaaaaatgaaaaaaagagagagagaagagataaTATCGTAGTATTTGCAGAAAATTCAGATGGATATTCATTCCCAGTTTGTTCAatcatttttgctttttatcGAGGATTGGAAGAACAAAGAGAAATATGGTACAGAACAATCAATATGAACTGATATAAAGTAtatagtgtttttgttttgagtttttttcaaatgtaagATAACTTATAAAATATGGATTTCCCTGTTTTCTCTGGGTTGTTTTATTTCATCGCTCTCTGAGCTAATCGAGCACCCTGGGTCTGTTACCAGCACCATACCTCTGTTTGACCTTGAGCATTGTCGGTTTTTTGTAATAGAAAAACAGCATTCATCAATGGTGAGATGCTTCAGGGTTGCAATACAGCAATGATTACACAGCCACCGTCCGTTTCGGAGGGGTGGATCAAACTGTGTTAAATGTTATCTTGATCCAGTAACTGAGCAAGCGTCATCCATCCGTTTATAGGTTTCATTGTAGGGATGATGAAAAGCCTCAGTGACGAGTGTGGGTGGGCACGCTTTGTCGTATGGTCATCTCTGTGGCCGGTTAATGGATACCCATGAGTTTTGGTTTGGGTTGGTAAGTCGCTTTTGActgaaaaaggagaagaaagagcCGAACGAAGGAACAGGAAAATAGTGGAGGCAGGCAGGCACCTGCGATTTGACCCCCGAGCACTCGCTGCCAAGGCCACAAAAATGTAAACCAGAAAATGCGCCACATCATCACCTAATAAAGGGCTTCTGGGGATTATTCCTGACATACGGACATTTCTAACCAGTTTGAAAAACCAAACCACCAATGACCAATCACATGGGACGTTGTGTGTTCCAAATATATGACAAGAGAAAACGATGGCGACAATTTTCTTACACTTAATAAAGTACTTGGGAAAATACTGATTGTcttattttttactcttttggTTATTAGCTACAGCGGTGTCTGAGCTCTCGTGTTTTCCAGTCGAATTCTTGAAGGATCGCCCCTTTTTTCCGACCAAGGCTCAGGAAAGGAAAATCCAAATCTCTCACTGTGAGAAATTGTCAAACTTTTCAAACCATCTTTCCTGTCATAAACTAGTTTGGCCCATATCCaagaaaatttatgaaatgtgTATGCTTTAGTAATGTCCCGATCAAACAGGGATGGAGGAGACATTTTCCCCTTTCCAATCACAACCATATTCTTGAGAAAAAACATGCACAGAAGACCAGAGAACAGTGATGATAGTCAATTGTCGGGATTTTTCCCAATTTCAGAGGAATggagaaaaaatgaaacaacCATACCAGTACTGCTATTATAAGAGCGATAAGAATAAGATTgacaaataaaatatcacttCAATGAGGAGTGCACTGAGGGAGAGTTCTGGAATCGAGTTGCACAGCCCCCttgttgaaatttgatttttttttcctggttgaAAATTGACGAGCGGCTTCattgattaataattataattagaggAACAGCAGAGATGGCAAATCAAGTAACTGGCACCTCGATTTGCACCGGttcaatttgaatttgattgacaaaatcaaatttgacaatACTAGCTCAAATTAGCTTGAAACAAATGCAGTTGTTGATTCAAATAATACCTATTGTTTTATGATTATAACCTAAAATACATcgggataaaaaataataaagaaaacttttaaatataaaataacaattataagaaaacattaaattattgacCCGGATGAACTGAGATCTTAGCCAGGTTTAAACTAGGCAAAACTCAGGGACTGTAATTGGCTTAGTAAGACTCTAATGACCTGTCAGTAAGCGTTGTCTCACGCagagagaaaaatcaaagattttacTTATTTAACTCAGC
This is a stretch of genomic DNA from Populus alba chromosome 11, ASM523922v2, whole genome shotgun sequence. It encodes these proteins:
- the LOC118031573 gene encoding cyclin-D2-1, translating into MAPSFDCAVSNLLCAEDNNSIFDDNDHYDATVEEFVATWHHGNHQICNQNSGGDGGWLPLQSDECLVLMVEKECQHLPNGDYLKRLRNGDLDMGARKEAVDWIAKVHAHFGFGPLCAYLSINYLDRFLSAYELPKGKAWMMQLLAVACLSLAAKMEETEVPLSIDLQVGESRFVFEARTIQRMELLVLSTLSWRMQAITPFSFIDYFLSKINNDQTPPPKSLILQSIHLILSTIRGIYFLEFRPSEIAAAVAIAVVGETKTVDAEQAISVLTQPVQKESVLKCLQLINDLSLFGGSVKGTSASLLSVPQSPIGVLDAACLSYSSNHTTVEPCANSSHSTPDAKRRKLDKPCEA